One Lampris incognitus isolate fLamInc1 chromosome 14, fLamInc1.hap2, whole genome shotgun sequence DNA window includes the following coding sequences:
- the pdca gene encoding phosducin a, whose protein sequence is MSGPAAEEEELPANHTGPKGVINDWRRFKLDSVDQSTPQNKRQLLRQMSTPREDDKERLNRKMSVQEYELIQNEDERCLKRYRKQCMQEMHERLSFGPKFEVVHELESGEAFLEVIEREHRLTLLVVHIYQPGVKGCRELNSCLDCLAAEYSSVKFCRIDAVATGAAERFTPDVLPALLVYKAGELLGNFLSIVKHFREEFFATDVEAFLNEYGLLPEKDFAACPDEEEEEEEEVE, encoded by the exons GTCCTAAAGGTGTAATCAATGACTGGCGAAGGTTTAAGTTGGACAGCGTGGATCAGAGCACCCCTCAGAACAAGAGACAGTTGCTCAGGCAGATGTCCACCCCACGAGAGGATGACAAAGAGAGACTGAACAGAAAG ATGAGCGTTCAGGAGTATGAACTAATCCAAAACGAGGACGAGCGCTGCTTGAAGCGCTACAGGAAGCAGTGTATGCAGGAGATGCACGAGCGCCTGAGTTTCGGGCCAAAGTTTGAGGTCGTCCACGAGCTCGAGAGCGGGGAAGCTTTTCTGGAGGTGATAGAGAGGGAACATCGCCTGACCCTGTTGGTGGTTCACATCTACCAGCCTGGTGTcaaag gctgcCGGGAGCTGAACTCCTGTCTGGACTGTCTGGCTGCAGAATATTCCAGCGTCAAGTTCTGTCGTATCGACGCCGTGGCCACGGGCGCCGCTGAGCGCTTCACCCCCGAT gttcttCCTGCCCTGCTGGTGTACAAGGCCGGCGAGTTACTGGGCAACTTCCTGTCCATCGTCAAACACTTCAGAGAGGAGTTCTTCGCTACAGACGTGGAGGCATTTCTCAATGAGTACGGCCTGCTGCCTGAGAAGGACTTTGCGGCCTGCcccgacgaggaggaggaggaggaggaggaggtggagtag
- the LOC130123953 gene encoding kinesin-associated protein 3-like isoform X1 — MQDDTCYLKRKVKTCGLDVHPTEKALVVQYEVEASILGETGDHMLGERKDGHKIIRVKSLSPSTDVGALARKVVEECKLIPLSCLPQVEQLLYYLQNRKSPSGEGKVERKERRAVKPRELTPFEGMELNEEASITRVDEYVELLYEGIPEKIRGSALILQLARNPDNLEELLQNETVLGALARVLREDWKQSVELATIIIYIFFCFSSFSQFHAVVSHYKVGALCMSMVEHELKRYTLWQEELHKKSKACESDPENGSLRREQDKALRKYRGLLGKQEQLFRVSLYLLLNLAEDTRTELKMRNKNIVSLLVKVLERDDEELLVLVVSFLKKLSIFLENKNDMAEVDTVERLARLVPCDHDDLLNLTLRLLLNLSFDSGLRAKMVEVGLLPKLTALLGDANNRQVVICTLYHISVDERFRVMLAYTDCIPQLMQMLYEHGEEKINPELISLCINLAANKRNAQLMCEGNGLKMLMKRALKLKDCLLMKMIRNISQHDGPTKQLFVDYVGDLAAQISAEEEEEFVLECLGTLANLTIPDLDWELVLKEYNLVPYLKDRLKPGSAEDDLILEVVIMIGTVSMDDACAAMLAKSGIIPAIIELLNAQQEDDEFVCQIVYVFYQMVFHQATRDVIIKDTQAPAYLIDLMHDKNAEIRKVCDNTLDIIAEYDEEWGRKIQSEKFRFHNNQWLEMVESRQAEDAEPYLYDNDRTDLYYSADGITPADGSVSPDFYRDLQPQNGDSHLAGDGSDAFDQTSSSPGRPATAYGFRPDEQPYYQYT; from the exons ATGCAGGATGACACGTGCTACCTCAAACG CAAAGTGAAGACATGCGGATTGGACGTCCATCCCACGGAGAAGGCGCTGGTGGTGCAGTATGAGGTGGAAGCCTCCATACTTGGAGAGACAGGAGACCACATGCTGGGAGAACGTAAGGATGGACATAAGAT TATCCGGGTGAAAAGCCTGTCCCCTAGTACAGATGTGGGGGCATTGGCCAGAAAAGTGGTGGAGGAGTGTAAACTCATCCCTCTGTCCTGTCTGCCCCAAGTAGAACAGCTTCTCTACTATCTCCAGAATAGGAAATCGCCTTCTGGAGAGGGCAAAG tggagaggaaagagaggagagCGGTGAAACCCAGAGAGCTTACCCCGTTTGAAGGAATGGAG TTAAACGAGGAGGCCAGTATAACCAGGGTGGACGAGTACGTGGAGCTGCTCTACGAAGGAATTCCAGAGAAGATCAGAGGCTCTGCTCTCATTCTGCAGCTGGCCCGAAACCCCGACAACCTGGAGGAACTGCTGCAGAACG AGACCGTTCTAGGAGCTCTTGCCAGGGTTTTGAGGGAGGACTGGAAACAGAGTGTAGAGCTGGCCACTATCATCATCTACATCTTCTTCTGCTTCTCCAG TTTCTCTCAGTTCCACGCCGTAGTGAGTCATTATAAGGTCGGAGCATTGTGCATGAGCATGGTGGAACATGAGCTGAAGAGGTACACCCTCTGGCAGGAAGAACTACACAAGAAGAGCAAGGCTT GTGAGTCTGATCCTGAGAACGGTTCTCTGAGGAGGGAACAGGACAAAGCTCTCAGGAAGTACCGTGGCCTTCTGGGCAAACAAGAACAGCTGTTTCGAG tgtctctctacCTCTTGTTGAATCTTGCCGAGGACACgcggacagagttgaagatgaggaACAAGAATATCGTCAGCCTGCTGGTCAAAGTTCTGGAGCGGGACGATGAGGAGCTGCTGGTCTTGGTCGTGTCCTTCCTGAAGAAGCTGTCCATCTTCCTCGAGAACAAGAACGATATG GCTGAGGTGGATACTGTTGAGCGATTGGCCCGTCTGGTTCCTTGTGACCACGACGACCTTCTGAATCTGACGCTGCGCCTGCTGCTCAACCTCTCCTTTGACTCCGGACTCAGAGCCAAGATGGTGGAGGTTGGACTGCTGCCCAAACTGACTGCCTTACTAG GTGATGCGAACAACCGACAGGTGGTCATCTGCACCCTGTACCACATCAGTGTTGATGAGCGCTTCAGGGTCATGCTGGCCTACACTGACTGTATACCTCAG ctgATGCAAATGCTTTATGAGCACGGTGAGGAAAAGATAAACCCAGAGCTCATCTCCCTCTGCATCAATCTGGCTGCCAATAAGAGGAACGCCCAGCTCATGTGTGAag GTAACGGGCTGAAGATGTTAATGAAAAGAGCTCTGAAGCTGAAGGATTGTCTGCTGATGAAGATGATCAGAAACATCTCCCAGCATGATGGACCCACTAAACAGCTTTTTGTA GACTACGTTGGTGACTTGGCAGCGCAGATCAgtgcagaggaagaggaggagtttgTTCTGGAATGTCTGGGAACACTGGCCAACCTCACCATCCCGGACCTGGACTGGGAGTTGGTACTTAAAGAATACAACTTGGTACCTTACCTCAAGGACAGGCTTAAACCAG gttCAGCAGAGGACGACCTCATCCTGGAGGTGGTGATCATGATTGGAACCGTGTCCATGGATGACGCCTGTGCTGCCATGTTGGCCAAATCCGGCATCATTCCCGCCATTATAGAGCTGCTAAATG CCCAACAGGAGGACGATGAGTTTGTGTGCCAGATCGTCTACGTCTTCTACCAGATGGTCTTTCACCAGGCCACGCGAGACGTCATCATCAAAGATACCC AAGCCCCCGCCTACCTGATAGACCTGATGCATGACAAGAACGCTGAGATCAGGAAGGTCTGTGACAACACGCTGGACATTATCGCT GAGTACGATGAGGAGTGGGGGAGGAAGATTCAGTCGGAGAAATTTCGTTTCCACAACAATCAGTggttggagatggtggagagCCGACAAGCAGAGGATGCTGAACCATATCTTTATGACAATGACAGGACCGATCTGTACTACAGcgctg ATGGTATAACTCCAGCGGACGGTTCAGTCAGTCCAGAtttctacagagacctgcagcctcAGAATGGAGACTCTCATCTTGCCGG GGATGGCAGCGACGCCTTTGACCAGACCAGCTCCTCTCCTGGCCGACCAGCCACGGCCTACGGCTTCAGACCTGATGAGCAGCCCTACTATCAGTAtacgtag
- the LOC130123953 gene encoding kinesin-associated protein 3-like isoform X2, producing MQDDTCYLKRKVKTCGLDVHPTEKALVVQYEVEASILGETGDHMLGERKDGHKIIRVKSLSPSTDVGALARKVVEECKLIPLSCLPQVEQLLYYLQNRKSPSGEVERKERRAVKPRELTPFEGMELNEEASITRVDEYVELLYEGIPEKIRGSALILQLARNPDNLEELLQNETVLGALARVLREDWKQSVELATIIIYIFFCFSSFSQFHAVVSHYKVGALCMSMVEHELKRYTLWQEELHKKSKACESDPENGSLRREQDKALRKYRGLLGKQEQLFRVSLYLLLNLAEDTRTELKMRNKNIVSLLVKVLERDDEELLVLVVSFLKKLSIFLENKNDMAEVDTVERLARLVPCDHDDLLNLTLRLLLNLSFDSGLRAKMVEVGLLPKLTALLGDANNRQVVICTLYHISVDERFRVMLAYTDCIPQLMQMLYEHGEEKINPELISLCINLAANKRNAQLMCEGNGLKMLMKRALKLKDCLLMKMIRNISQHDGPTKQLFVDYVGDLAAQISAEEEEEFVLECLGTLANLTIPDLDWELVLKEYNLVPYLKDRLKPGSAEDDLILEVVIMIGTVSMDDACAAMLAKSGIIPAIIELLNAQQEDDEFVCQIVYVFYQMVFHQATRDVIIKDTQAPAYLIDLMHDKNAEIRKVCDNTLDIIAEYDEEWGRKIQSEKFRFHNNQWLEMVESRQAEDAEPYLYDNDRTDLYYSADGITPADGSVSPDFYRDLQPQNGDSHLAGSSPGRPATAYGFRPDEQPYYQYT from the exons ATGCAGGATGACACGTGCTACCTCAAACG CAAAGTGAAGACATGCGGATTGGACGTCCATCCCACGGAGAAGGCGCTGGTGGTGCAGTATGAGGTGGAAGCCTCCATACTTGGAGAGACAGGAGACCACATGCTGGGAGAACGTAAGGATGGACATAAGAT TATCCGGGTGAAAAGCCTGTCCCCTAGTACAGATGTGGGGGCATTGGCCAGAAAAGTGGTGGAGGAGTGTAAACTCATCCCTCTGTCCTGTCTGCCCCAAGTAGAACAGCTTCTCTACTATCTCCAGAATAGGAAATCGCCTTCTGGAGAGG tggagaggaaagagaggagagCGGTGAAACCCAGAGAGCTTACCCCGTTTGAAGGAATGGAG TTAAACGAGGAGGCCAGTATAACCAGGGTGGACGAGTACGTGGAGCTGCTCTACGAAGGAATTCCAGAGAAGATCAGAGGCTCTGCTCTCATTCTGCAGCTGGCCCGAAACCCCGACAACCTGGAGGAACTGCTGCAGAACG AGACCGTTCTAGGAGCTCTTGCCAGGGTTTTGAGGGAGGACTGGAAACAGAGTGTAGAGCTGGCCACTATCATCATCTACATCTTCTTCTGCTTCTCCAG TTTCTCTCAGTTCCACGCCGTAGTGAGTCATTATAAGGTCGGAGCATTGTGCATGAGCATGGTGGAACATGAGCTGAAGAGGTACACCCTCTGGCAGGAAGAACTACACAAGAAGAGCAAGGCTT GTGAGTCTGATCCTGAGAACGGTTCTCTGAGGAGGGAACAGGACAAAGCTCTCAGGAAGTACCGTGGCCTTCTGGGCAAACAAGAACAGCTGTTTCGAG tgtctctctacCTCTTGTTGAATCTTGCCGAGGACACgcggacagagttgaagatgaggaACAAGAATATCGTCAGCCTGCTGGTCAAAGTTCTGGAGCGGGACGATGAGGAGCTGCTGGTCTTGGTCGTGTCCTTCCTGAAGAAGCTGTCCATCTTCCTCGAGAACAAGAACGATATG GCTGAGGTGGATACTGTTGAGCGATTGGCCCGTCTGGTTCCTTGTGACCACGACGACCTTCTGAATCTGACGCTGCGCCTGCTGCTCAACCTCTCCTTTGACTCCGGACTCAGAGCCAAGATGGTGGAGGTTGGACTGCTGCCCAAACTGACTGCCTTACTAG GTGATGCGAACAACCGACAGGTGGTCATCTGCACCCTGTACCACATCAGTGTTGATGAGCGCTTCAGGGTCATGCTGGCCTACACTGACTGTATACCTCAG ctgATGCAAATGCTTTATGAGCACGGTGAGGAAAAGATAAACCCAGAGCTCATCTCCCTCTGCATCAATCTGGCTGCCAATAAGAGGAACGCCCAGCTCATGTGTGAag GTAACGGGCTGAAGATGTTAATGAAAAGAGCTCTGAAGCTGAAGGATTGTCTGCTGATGAAGATGATCAGAAACATCTCCCAGCATGATGGACCCACTAAACAGCTTTTTGTA GACTACGTTGGTGACTTGGCAGCGCAGATCAgtgcagaggaagaggaggagtttgTTCTGGAATGTCTGGGAACACTGGCCAACCTCACCATCCCGGACCTGGACTGGGAGTTGGTACTTAAAGAATACAACTTGGTACCTTACCTCAAGGACAGGCTTAAACCAG gttCAGCAGAGGACGACCTCATCCTGGAGGTGGTGATCATGATTGGAACCGTGTCCATGGATGACGCCTGTGCTGCCATGTTGGCCAAATCCGGCATCATTCCCGCCATTATAGAGCTGCTAAATG CCCAACAGGAGGACGATGAGTTTGTGTGCCAGATCGTCTACGTCTTCTACCAGATGGTCTTTCACCAGGCCACGCGAGACGTCATCATCAAAGATACCC AAGCCCCCGCCTACCTGATAGACCTGATGCATGACAAGAACGCTGAGATCAGGAAGGTCTGTGACAACACGCTGGACATTATCGCT GAGTACGATGAGGAGTGGGGGAGGAAGATTCAGTCGGAGAAATTTCGTTTCCACAACAATCAGTggttggagatggtggagagCCGACAAGCAGAGGATGCTGAACCATATCTTTATGACAATGACAGGACCGATCTGTACTACAGcgctg ATGGTATAACTCCAGCGGACGGTTCAGTCAGTCCAGAtttctacagagacctgcagcctcAGAATGGAGACTCTCATCTTGCCGG CTCCTCTCCTGGCCGACCAGCCACGGCCTACGGCTTCAGACCTGATGAGCAGCCCTACTATCAGTAtacgtag